AAAGAGCCTAGTCAAAATGTCGCCAATTCTACTGTAAAATCGAACATGCCAAATAAGAAGGACTTGAGTAAGCTTCTTGCGCCTAAAAATGTTCAAACAAAGCCGGCTGAGTCCAAGCCTCTTCCTGGAACAGAGTTGGACCGTAAAGGTAGCAAGATGGCAGGACCCAGCAGCTTTCCGGTAAAAGAGCCTTCCAAACCTGCACCGCTTGGTCCTGTTGTAGAACGTGAGGCGGAATCGAAAATATCCACTGACGTTTTGAACGAAAACGTCAAAAAGGATGCtatatcttcaaagtctcaAAAACCCGTGGAGCCAGTATCCAAGCCAATAACAGGTACTGTCTCCAAGCCAGCATCTACTCCGGCCTCCAAGCCAATAACAGGTACTGTCTCCAAGCCAGCATCTACTCCGGCCTCCAAGCCAGTATCCACGCCAATCTCCAAGCCGGTACCCTCACCAAAGCCTAAGGATAGTAAGATTGACAGTGATGAATATTAttcaacatcatcatccaGTAATGATGATAATGATTCCTCCTCTGGCAGCGATTCCTCCTCGGATGGCGATTCATCGCAAGGGGAGGAAGACGTTTCGTCGTCAGCCAGACTcctgaagaggaagattGTTTCGCCACCAAGGGGTGTTGTGAACTCTTCCCAGAAGGAGCTACCATCGGTAAATCTCGATAGTATTACAGAAGTACCTCAATCGACGCAGCAGCCGGCGCCTTCATCGCAAGAGGCAAAGAGACCACCTCTGCGAAAGCAATCGCTAGACAAACAAGACACACAACTTCCATCGTCACAGCCACCTTCCTCCGGTGCTAAAAAGACGACTACAAAGAGCGCATTATCGAGTCTTCCTCAGAAGTATCGTCCTTCATTGAGTTCACTGTCTGACTTGGTTTCCAGAGGTATCCCAGAAgtgaaggagaagaactcgaaGGCGGGCAAGTCTTCGCTAGTAAACAAGACAAAGCAGATAATCTCTGAGGATAAATCGTCCTCCGATTATTCATCGTCCTCTGACGACTCCTCATCCGGCGACGATTCCGAGTCAGACTCGGGCTCGGATTCCGGGTCAAACTCAGGTTCAGATTCAGACGCGGACTCGGATTCCTCAGATTCTTCAGATGACGACAAAAGCAAGTTTATTAGTGCGAAGAGCGCCGGTGCTGCGctaaagaagaagaaggcaAATAAGATATCTGGCGGGTTTGCATCTTTGGTAAGAGACTCGAAGCGTAAGACGTAGGTGTTAACTTTAACGTTTGTATTTGTCGTGGGGAGGTCGGTCTAGTGGTACAAATTGTACTCCCTGTTCTTGGCCCTTTCAACTGCAGTACTCGCGATaactgaagaaaagattaAACATTGAAGAATGAGATATATAAGTGATACATGGTGTAGATTTAACGTATACAAAGCATTGATTAACAAAGAAAACTGAGCAGAGAGATATTACCGCAGTTAGTTGTGGAATGTCCTGCTGTGAGTGACCGATGTAGGGAAATGAAACGCGGAGCAGGTGCGTGGGGCATCTAAGTCCCTTAGTTCACACCTGCTGTGGGTTTGCCCATTGTAACACGTAGATTGCTGCTGAGACTACCACGATGCTAACGGGTAAACTGAGCACGACGTACCCCCAGAATAAAATATCGGCCATCTCTGCttcgaagaactcgttAAGCTGTGTGATCTGAGTCAGTTGAATTGCTGGTGGAGACACGGTCAACAGGAACCCAACGACCAGGAAGATCGGGTCATCCAGGATGCTGACCTTGATGAATCTGACGGCGATGGTAATTATGGGGAGGAGGAGACACGAGGGGAGGATCATTCTGCCAACGATGGCCCCGACGATGAGTTTATCGTGGTTGTGCGTCTTGCGGAAATTTTCCGCGGATGGGTACAGGTTTGACCCTAGGACGATCAAAATGAGTGGGATCGAAACGGACCCGATCTGTGTGACTGCCTCTGAGAACGTGTTGTTCAGGAACCCATCctcttgaaacagttcGTGCTGCACGGACGGGAAGCACGCAACAAGTACGGCGAAAAGCATAGAGTACAGAGGTGGGTTGAGGTTTGCTCTGAGCTTTGTGACGAAGCAGGACATTCTATTCCAAGTTTTCTCCCACAGGGATGTGTAGGGCACCGGCGAGTCCTGGTTTTGTCCTTCCCCCCTGAGCAGTGGTTCTGTGACAGAATCGGATTCAGCGGAGGAGTTATTCTCCGATGGGGTCATGTTATTGAGGTCTGCCGTAGCGTTATTTTCAAGCAAGTGCTGGATCTGGGATGGTGGCATATGTTGTGTGTTTTCTCCAGACCATCTCATCAGTTTGTTGTACCCCCAACTCCACCTCAGCATCTGTCCAATCTGTTGGAAGATCAGCAGATAGAGCAACCCTCTCGAAGCGACGTTGTCCCTAGTATCGTTTGGGATTTCATCCCACGTCAAGTTGGGCAGTGTGTAAGCGAGGGATAACGTGAGGGACACAGGTAACGAGTTACTGTTCCCGAACACAGAGTTTGCCACAACGAAATTAGTCTCGTCTTTGTCCAAACTGAGCACTTTGGCCATTATTCTCCCAGACACAAACGAGATGGAAGTGGTGAGCGCGAAGAAAATCGGAATGACTGCGATCTCGAGGATTTTGGCCATCGAGAGCGACTTCGCCAGCTTGGAGAAGATCAGAGCCGGAGTGAACAGGTCGACATTGAGCAACGATATGATTTTCTGCGACTGTTTGGGCAGTAATCCTGAGTGTGCACTCCAGAAACCGGCCAGCGATATGAGCACAACTTGTAAAACGGATTCAAAGACCTGGTAAGCGATGTGTGAGAATGCGATTGCCTCTCCCAATGCCATATGTATCCTAGCTAGATGTAGATGTGTATAGAAGCCTTTTTGCGTAGATCCTCTTGAAGTGTATATATTCCAGATGCaattaaaaaaaagtgaaaaaagAATCTAACAACTAAAGATCAGAGAATACAAAAGTGTAACCACTTACTTGCATGGCATGACATGACACAAATCATCCCGCAAGATGCAAGCAGGTGATACTCAGATCAAcg
This sequence is a window from Huiozyma naganishii CBS 8797 chromosome 3, complete genome. Protein-coding genes within it:
- the KNAG0C01640 gene encoding uncharacterized protein (similar to Saccharomyces cerevisiae YBR287W; ancestral locus Anc_1.296), coding for MALGEAIAFSHIAYQVFESVLQVVLISLAGFWSAHSGLLPKQSQKIISLLNVDLFTPALIFSKLAKSLSMAKILEIAVIPIFFALTTSISFVSGRIMAKVLSLDKDETNFVVANSVFGNSNSLPVSLTLSLAYTLPNLTWDEIPNDTRDNVASRGLLYLLIFQQIGQMLRWSWGYNKLMRWSGENTQHMPPSQIQHLLENNATADLNNMTPSENNSSAESDSVTEPLLRGEGQNQDSPVPYTSLWEKTWNRMSCFVTKLRANLNPPLYSMLFAVLVACFPSVQHELFQEDGFLNNTFSEAVTQIGSVSIPLILIVLGSNLYPSAENFRKTHNHDKLIVGAIVGRMILPSCLLLPIITIAVRFIKVSILDDPIFLVVGFLLTVSPPAIQLTQITQLNEFFEAEMADILFWGYVVLSLPVSIVVVSAAIYVLQWANPQQV